GGCGTCACCCTACATGAAAATGATTACCGTCTTCCATTGGATGGCCCCGCCGCCAGAAGCACGCAGGCGATGCCTCTTTTCGGCCAACCCGCCACCTATCAGCCATTGACGTTCAGCCCGTTGATCCGTGGCACCCCTCTCCCTATCTTGCCGATCCCCTTTCCGACTCGCGTCCGATATCTCGAACGCCAGAGCCGTGGAGCCTCCATGCCACGCAACCGCTTCACACGCGGTCTGGGCGTCACCGCCCTCCTCACCGCTTCCGTCATGCTGCCCGTCCCGGCGCAGGCCGAGAGCGTGACCGACTACACGATCACCTTGAACCCCGGCGCCCGGGGCGCGGCGATCGACGACACGATGTACGGGATCTTCTTCGAGGACATCAACCGCGCCGCCGACGGCGGTCTGTACGCCGAACTGGTACAGAACCGCTCCTTCGAGTACTCCACCGCCGACAACACCTCGTACACCCCGCTCACCTCCTGGGCCGTCAGGGGCACGGCCCGGGTCGTGGACGACGCGGGCCGCCTCAACGAACGCAACCGCAACTACCTTTCGCTGGCCGCCGGTTCGGCCGTCACCAACTCCGGCTACAACACCGGCATCCGGGTCGAGCAGGGCAAGCAGTACGACTTCTCGGTGTGGGCGCGCGCCGAGGCCGGAACCACCCTCACCGTGGGCCTCCAGGACGCCGCCGGCACCCTCGCCTCCGCACGTGAGGTCGCCGTTTCGGGTGGCTGGAAGAAGTACACCGCCACGTTCACCGCCGGCCGTACCAGCAGCCGCGGCCGCCTCACGGTCGCCTCCGCGCGGGCCGCCGCCCTGGACATGGTGTCCCTCTTCCCCCGGGACACGTACAAGAACCAGCCGAACGGCCTGCGCAAGGACCTCGCCGAGAAGATCGAGGCGCTCAGGCCCGGATTCGTGCGCTTCCCCGGCGGCTGCCTCGTCAACACCGGCTCCATGGAGGACTACAGCGCGGCATCCGGCTGGCAGCGCAAGCGGGCCTACCAGTGGAAGGACACCGTCGGCCCGGTCGAGCAGCGCGCCACCAACGCCAACTTCTGGGGCTACAACCAGTCCTACGGCCTCGGCTACTACGAGTACTTCCGCTTCTCCGAGGACATCGGCGCGATGCCCCTGCCCGTCGTCCCCGCCCTGGTGACCGGCTGCGGCCAGAACCGCGCCACCAACGACGACGCCCTGCTCCAGCGGCACATCCAGGACGCCCTCGACCTCATCGAGTTCGCCAACGGCCCGGCGACCTCCACCTGGGGCAAGGTCCGCGCGCAGATGGGCCACCCCGAGCCGTTCGGGCTGACCCACATCCAGGTCGGCAACGAGGAGAACCTGCCGCACGAGTTCTACTCCCGGTTCCAGAAGTTCCGCACCGCGATCGAGGCGAAGCACCCGGGCATCACCGTCGTCTCCAACTCCGGGCCGGACGACGAGGGCACGGTCTTCGACACCGCGTGGCGGCTGAACCGCGAGGGCAAGGTCGCCATGGTCGACGAGCACTACTACAACAGCCCCGAGTGGTTCCTCCAGAACAACAACCGCTACGACTCCTACGACCGCCAGGGCCCCAAGGTCTTCCTCGGCGAGTACGCCTCCCAGGGCAACGGCTGGCGCAACGCCCTGGCCGAGGCCGCGTTCATGACCGGCCTGGAACGCAACGCGGATGTCGTCAAGCTCGCCAGCTACGCCCCGCTGCTCGCCAACGAGGCGGCCACGCAGTGGCGGCCGGACATGATCTGGTTCAACAACCGCGCCTCATGGGGCTCGGTGAACTACGAGGTCCAGAAGCTGTTCATGAACAACGTCGGCGACAGGGTCGTCCCCTCCACGGCGACCGGCACCCCGGGGGTCAGCGTGCCGATCAGCGGCGCGGTCGGCCTGTCCACCTGGGCGACGAGCGCCGCGTACGACGATGTCCGGGTCACGGCCGCCGACGGCCGCACGCTGCTCAGCGACGACTTCTCCGGTGACGCCTCGAAGTGGACGCACCACGGCGTCGGCAGCTGGAGCGTCCAGAACGGCCAGTACGTCCAGACCGACGCGGCCGCCGAGAACACCCTGGTCACCGCCGGCGACCCGGCCTGGCACGACTACGACCTGAAGGTGAAGGCAACCAAGAAGTCCGGCAGGGAGGGCTTCCTCGTCGCCTTCGGTGTGAAGGACACCGGCAACTACTACTGGTGGAACCTCGGCGGCTGGAACAACACGCAGTCCGCCGTCGAACGCGCCGTGGCGGGCGGCAAGTCCACCCTCATCTCCAAGCCCGGCACGATCGAGACCGGCCGCACCTACGACCTGGAGGTCAAGGTCCGCGGCCGGCAGGTGAGCCTCTACATGGACGGCGTGCTGTGGGACAGGTTCACCGACGACAAGCAGGCCGAGCCGTTCCGCCAGGTCGTCACCGAGGACGCGCGCACCGGTGACCTGATCGTCAAGGTCGTCAACGCCCAGGACTCGGCCGCCCGTACGGCCATCGACCTGGGTGGCCTGCGGGTCTCCTCCCAGGCCCACGTCACCACGCTGGCCGGTGACCCGGACGCCGTCAACACCGAGTCGGACGCGGCCGTCGTGCCGGTCGGTTCGACCTTCTCCGGAGTGTCGGGGAAGTTCACGTACACCTTCCCGGCGAACTCGGTCACGTTCCTGCGGATCAAGCGGGGTTAGCGGGCCGACGACCGACGCGAGCGAGCCCCGGACCGTCGAGGGTCCGGGGCTCGCCGCCGTCGGTGCGTCCGCGCGGGGACGCGTCAGGGGGTGCGGCTCACTGGGCGTGGAACGTGGCGTCGGCCCGGTCGGTCGCCGTGCCGACCGCCTGTACCTGGAGCAGGTACTGGTGGTGGCGGAGGTAGCGGCCGGGGAAGTTGTACGACTCGTACGACAGCCCGCGGGGATCGGCGAGCCCCGCCCGTGCGGCCCAGGACGCGTCGGCGCGGAACAGCGCCGTACCGTCGTTCTTCTCCACCCACACCTCGAAGTTCCGGTGGCGCAGGAAGTGGCCGGGGTGGGAGGCCGACTCCAGGGAGACGGTGCCCCCACCGGCGAGGCCGGGGACGACACGGAACTGCGAGTCGGCGAGCGGGGAGCCGTCCGCGTCGATCCTGGCGCGGAAGCCTTGGTGGCTGATGAACCGGTCGGGGAAGTTGTGCGAGGACAGCCTGACCGGGGTGAGGCCGTCGGCGACCGGAATGCCGAAGTCGGGGGTGCCGTCGGCCTTCCAGTAGATCTTCTGGACCCGGGTGCGGCGGTTGGGGTCGTTGAGCGGGTCGCCGCTGATGTCCTTGTAGCCGCGGTCGTGGTACACGAGGATGTCCGACTTGCCGTCCTCGGAGACCGTGAACTGATTGTGTCCGGGGCCGTACTGGCCGGTGGCGGCGTTGCTGCTGAAGACCGGGGAGGCCGTCTTCGTCCACGACGCCGCGTTCATCAGGTCGGCGGACGCGGACGCGGTCAGCATGCCCATGCAGTAGTTGGCGTCGGTGGCGCTGGCCGAGAAGGTCATGAAGACCCTGCCGTTGCGCTGGATCACGGCCGGGCCCTCGTTGACCATGTGGCCGGCCGTCTCCCACCAGGCGGTCGGACGGCTGAGCATGACCGGGGTGCCGCTGATCGTCCACGGGTTCGACATCCGCGCGAGGTACAGGTTGGTGCCGGGGCCGGCGGCCGGGTCGTGCTGCGCCCAGGAGAGGTACCGCGTCCCGTTCACCACGAAGGTCGTGGCGTCCAGGGAGAAGGAGTCGAGCGGGAGGGCGATCCGGCCCTTCTCCGTCCACGTGCCCGTCACCGGGTTGGCTGCGGCGCACTCCAGGACGTACGGCCGGATGCGCCAGACGTCCTCGGCGTCACCGGCGGCGAAGTAGACGTACCACCTGCCGCCGATGAAGTGGATCTCCGGCGCCCAGATGTGCGCACCCATCGCGCCGCTGGTGTGCCGGGTCCAGATGGTCCGCTCGGCGGCCGATGCGAGCCCCTGGATCGTGGTGGCGCGGCGCAGCACGATGCGGTCGTACGCCGGCACGGTGGCCGTGAAGTAGTAGTAGCCGTCGGTGTGCTTGACGATGTGCGGGTCGGCGCGCTGCTCGGCGATGCTGTTGGTGTACGTCACGGCGGGCGACGCGACCGACGCGCGCCCGGCCGGGAACGCGGGGGCGGGCACGGGCGCGCCGGGCCGCGCCGGGGCGGCGGCGTGGGCGCTGCCGGTCGCGGCGCCGGTGAAGGCGGCCGCGGCGGAGCCGGTGATCACGCCGAGGACGGCTCGGCGGGTGGGTGCGGACGTCATGAATCGCTCCTTGGGGGACGGAGGGGTGCGGAGGGGCCGGTGCCCGCTCGGGCGCGGGACCGGAGGCGAGGTGTTGTTGGTGACGCGGCGTCGCCGGTGTCACGGCGTCGCCGGTGTCACGCGGCGGCGGTCGAGCAGGGCGATCCGGTCGAGCGCGGGTCGAGCGGGTCGCGCGGTTTCGCGGGGGCGCCGGTCGAGCCGGACGCACCGGTTCGGAGCCGTCGCGGATGCGGGTCGCCGTGCCACTGTCGCGGCCGGTGACACGCGCGTGCGTCACCACGCGTTCGCTGGGACGGCGGGACGGGGCGGGGCGGGCGCGGTGCTCGTGGCACGGGACGCCGAAGCCCGGCGTTCCGTCGGTCCCGCAGCCGGTCGTCCGGGCGCGGGCGGTGGGGATGAGCCGGGGGCGGACGCGGTGGGGACCGCCCGCTCAGCGGACGGCCGCCGGAGCGGGGTTGCCGTAGTACGCGTCCGGTCCGTGCTTGCGGGTGAAGTGCCGGTCGAGCAGGTGCCGGGGAGGCTCGGGGTGACCGCCGGGCGCGTACAGCGCCAGGGTGTGCAGCGCCATCTCGGCGACCGCCTCGCAGACGATGGCGTTCTCCAGCGAGGCCGTCGCGGTGGCCCCCCAGGTGAACGGGCCGTGCCGCGAGACGAGCGCACCGGGCACCTCCTCGGCCCGGCGGGCGTCCCCTTCGAGGAGAGCCACGATCACCTGGCCCGTGTTGTACTCGTAGTCGCGCGCGCACTGTTCGGCTGTGAGGTCCTCCGTGACCGGGACCGGGCCGTTGAAGGTGTCCGCGTGGGTGGTCCCGAGCACGGGGATCGGGCGGCGCGCCTGCGCGAAGGCGACCGCGTGCGTCGAGTGCGTGTGCGTGACGCCCCCGATGTGGGGAAAGGCGCGGTACAGGCACCGGTGCGTCTCGGTGTCGGTGGACGGTTTGAGGTGCCCCTCGACGACCCGCCCGTCCTCCAGGGAGACCACGACCAGGTCCTCCGCGCTGAGGTCCGCGTACGAGACGCCGGACGGCTTGATGACGAAGACCCCGGCATCGCGATCGACGCCGCTCACGTTCCCCCAGGTGAGGGTGGCCAGACCGGCCTCCGGTATCCGCAGGTTGGCCGCCAGAACCTCCCGGCGGAGGTCCCCGAAGGAGAGGGACTCGCTCACTACGCTCTCACCGTCTTTCCGTCGTCGGCAGCGGCGCCCCGGAACTCCGTCCCGCAGGAGCCTGCGACCGTGCACGAGTGGGCTGAAAAAGGGACGGATCGCCTGGCCGCCCACGCGACAGACGCAACGCGACCCCTGCGAATTGTGCGCGCTAACATAGCCGCAACTCAAGAGCTGACCCCAAACTCGCCCCTACCCTCCCCACATCACCCGCTGCATGATGTGAGCGCACACATCAACGCGCGCCGAGGAAGATCACACCCGGGCCCTCCCGCCGAAGATCCGGCCTCGGGGCGCCGACGTGAGGCGGTACCTTGAGGAGGGGCCGTACAACGAACAGGAGGGGAGAGGATTGACCCAGCTCCCGGACGTCTCCAGAGCTCCCACCATGGCGGACGTGGCACGCGTCGCCGGTGTCTCCCACCAGACCGTCTCACGGGTGCTCAGCGGCCACCCCAACGTCAGCGCCAAGACCCGCTCCGCGGTCATGGAGGTCATCGAGCAGCTGGGCTACCGCCGGAACTCGGCGGCTCGCGCCCTCGCCACCCGCAGGACGCACACGCTGGGCGTCATCGCCGTGAACACGACGCTGCACGGCCCCGCCAGCACGCTCTTCGGCGTTCAGGAGGCCGCACGGGAACGGGGCTATCTGACCTCCGCCGTCACCCTGCGCACGCTCACGGACACCACGCTCACCGAGGCGATGCGGCATCTCACCGCCTGGGGCGTGGAAGGGGTCATCGCCATCACCCCCCAGCGTGACGCCGTCCGGTCCCTGACGAGGCTGGAGGCCCCGTGCCCCGTGGTCACCGTCGAGGGCGGCCACGCGCTGGACCTGCCGGGCGTATCGGTCGATCAGTACCTCGGGGCGCGCATGGTCACGGAACACCTCCTCGCCGCGGGGCACTCCACCGTCTGGCATGTGGCCGGCCCCGCCGACTGGCTGGAGAGCGAGGGCCGTACGGCCGGCTGGGAGAGCGCCCTGCGGGACGCCGGAGCCGAGGTGCCTCCCGTGCTGCGCGGCGACTGGAGCCCGCTGTCCGGTTACCAGGCCGGTCAGCAGCTCGCCGGACGGGCGCTGGCGGCGGGCGGGCACGGGAGCGGGCTCACCGCGGTGTTCGTGGCGAACGACCACATGGCCCTGGGCGTGCTGCGGGCCTTCCGCGAGGTGGGCTTGCGCACCCCGGCGGACGTGGCCGTCGCGGGCTTCGACGACACCCCGGAGGCGGAGTTCTTCCCGCCGCCGCTCACCACGGTCCGCCAGGACTTCCGGTCGCTGGGCCGCAGCAGCATCGAGCTGCTCATGAGCCACATCGAGGGCACCGCGTCCGGCACCGACCATCTGACGATCGCCCCGGAGCTCATCGTCCGGGCCAGCACCGCCCGCCGCAGGACGGCGGCCGAGGACTGACGGGTCCCCTGACGGAGAGCCGGGAGGGGTGCGGGGGAAGCGATGCCCGGGTCCCCCCACGGCCATCACCCCTCCCCCGGCCCGGCGGTACCGGCGTACACCGGCGGCAGGGCAGAGCGCCCACCGGCCGGCGGAGCGGGCAATGGAAAGATGCCATCCACCGGTGGGAGCACGCAGGAGACCGGCCCCTGTCACGGGGCCGGTCTCCTGCGTGCTGAGTCCTACGCTCCGATCCTGCGGAAGCTGAAGATCGTGGTGGACCGGTACACCTCTCCGGGCCGCAGGAGGGCGTACGCGTCGACGGCCCCTTCCGGCAGCGCGGGAAGACGCCGGGGCTGGAGCACCACCCCGGCATGGACGCGGTAGGGGCGGCCGGTCTTTCCGATCACGCCACCGGACAGGCCGTGCCCGGTCCGGACCCGGAGCGCCGGTTCGGTGGTGTGCACCTCCAGGCATCGCCCCGACAGGGGAGCGTACAGAAGGGCCGCCCGGCGCGGCCGGTCCCGTCCTGCTCCGCCGTGGAGGACCCAGTCGTGGTCGATCCCCCCGGCCGCCAGGGCGAGTTGGGGGTCGGCGGAGGTCAGGACGTCCGAGAGCCTGCGCGCCCGGCGCAGGTCGAACGGTGAGGCGTTGACGGGGCGGTACGAGCCGAGGGGCAGGCGTCCCGCGGCGAGCGGCACGTACTGGGACGCGTCCACCCGCAGGTGGTGGGCCAGGACGTTGCCCCGGTTGTGTCCCTCCAGGTTCCAGTACACGTGGTTGGCGAGGTCCACGGCCGTCGGCGCGTCGGCCACCGCCTGGTACGACAGCGTCAGGTTGTCGTCGCGGTCCAGGGTGTAGGTGACCTGGGCGTCGAGCGCGCCGGGAAACCCCTGGTCGCCGTCGGGGCTGTGGAGGAACAGACGGACGCCGGTGCGGTGGGCGGAGTGGAACGGCTCGCAGCGCCACAGTCGCCCGTCGAACCCGTGGGGACCGCCGTTCGTCGTGTGTCCGTCCTCCTGCGTGTCGAGTTGGTGGACGGTGTCGCCGATGGCGAGCCGCCCTCGGACGATCCGGCCCGCGCAGCGCCCGACCGTCGCGCCGAAGCAGCGCGCGGCGCCCCGGACGGCCTCGCTGTCACGTGCGGCGAGCACCACGTCCGCGCCGTGTCCCCAGCGGTCGGGCACGACCAGGGAGTGCAGTCGGGCGCCGAGCGTACGGACCTCCGCCGAGATCCCGCCGGGGAAGCCGAACCTCCACCGCTCCCCCGTCGCCCTGTCGGCCGTGCGGACCGGGCGGCTCGTGCCCGCCCGGGCGTCGGCCGTGCGCGTCACGGCCGGATGTCCGACGAGTTCGTCTGTGTGTGTCATGCACCTGTTCCTCGGAGGTCGGCCCGTCGGGAAGTCACGCCGTCACGCTCGCGCGTGCCCCGCGCCCATCTCGTCGGGCACGCGCGAGCGGTGGGACGGCTCAGTCGGCGGCGGGGCGTCTGCCGGTCATCAGGCGCTGGAACACGATGAAGACGAACAGCAGGACACCGATGACGATGCGGGTCCACCAGGAGCTGAGCGTGCCCTGGAAGTTGATGACCGTCTGGATCATGCCCAGCACCAGTACGCCGAGGGCGGTGCCGAGGACGAATCCGGAGCCGCCGGTCAGCAGAGTGCCGCCGATGACGGTCGCGGCGATCGCGTCGAGCTCCATGCCCATGGCGTGCAGCGGGTAGCCGGAGAGCATGTAGAAGGTCAGCAGCAGGCCGGCGAGGGCGGAGCACAGACCGCTGATCGCGTAGACGGCCACCTTGATGGAACCGACCGGCAGGCCCATGAGCCGCGCGGAGGACTCGTTGCCGCCCACCGCGTAGACGCCGCGGCCGAACCGGGTGTGGTGCAGGACCACGAACGCGATCAGCAGCACGGCCAGGGCGATCACCACGGAGACGGAGACGAACAGCCCACCCGGCCCGTACAGCCGGGTCTGCGCTATCCGCACGGTCGTCGGATCGTTGATGGTGATCGACTCGGTGCTGATCATGTAGCAGAGGCCGCGGGCGAGGAACATGCCGGCCAGGGTGACGATGAACGGCTGGATCTCGAAGGTGTGGATGATCCAGCCCATCAGGGCGCCGCTGCCCGCGCCGATCATCAGGACCAGGGGGACGGCGGTGGCCAGCGGCCAGCCCTGCTGCTCGACCATCCAGGCGGTCGTCATCGTGGACAGGGCGATCATGGAACCGACCGACAGGTCGATGCCGCCGGTGAGGATGACGAAGGTCGCGCCGATGGCGACGACCAGGAGGAAGCCGTTGTCGATCAGCAGGTTCAGGACGACCTGGGCCGACAGGAACCCCTCGTAGCGCACCGAGCCGACGGCGAACATCGCCACCAGCAGGACGGCGGTCACGATCAGGGGGAGACGGGTCCGGTGCCGCGACGGCACGGAGCCGGACACGGGCCGGGTGAGACGCGCGGCGGCGTTCGCGATGCCGGAGCTCATGCGCCTGCCTCCTGCTGCTGCGGGGCGGCGCCCGCCGTGGTGGGGGTGGGCGGTGGAGCGGTCCTGCGGCGGCGCAGCACCTTCGCCCGGAAGGCCGGGGACTGGACGAGGCAGACCGCGA
This genomic window from Streptomyces thermolilacinus SPC6 contains:
- a CDS encoding alpha-L-arabinofuranosidase C-terminal domain-containing protein; this encodes MPRNRFTRGLGVTALLTASVMLPVPAQAESVTDYTITLNPGARGAAIDDTMYGIFFEDINRAADGGLYAELVQNRSFEYSTADNTSYTPLTSWAVRGTARVVDDAGRLNERNRNYLSLAAGSAVTNSGYNTGIRVEQGKQYDFSVWARAEAGTTLTVGLQDAAGTLASAREVAVSGGWKKYTATFTAGRTSSRGRLTVASARAAALDMVSLFPRDTYKNQPNGLRKDLAEKIEALRPGFVRFPGGCLVNTGSMEDYSAASGWQRKRAYQWKDTVGPVEQRATNANFWGYNQSYGLGYYEYFRFSEDIGAMPLPVVPALVTGCGQNRATNDDALLQRHIQDALDLIEFANGPATSTWGKVRAQMGHPEPFGLTHIQVGNEENLPHEFYSRFQKFRTAIEAKHPGITVVSNSGPDDEGTVFDTAWRLNREGKVAMVDEHYYNSPEWFLQNNNRYDSYDRQGPKVFLGEYASQGNGWRNALAEAAFMTGLERNADVVKLASYAPLLANEAATQWRPDMIWFNNRASWGSVNYEVQKLFMNNVGDRVVPSTATGTPGVSVPISGAVGLSTWATSAAYDDVRVTAADGRTLLSDDFSGDASKWTHHGVGSWSVQNGQYVQTDAAAENTLVTAGDPAWHDYDLKVKATKKSGREGFLVAFGVKDTGNYYWWNLGGWNNTQSAVERAVAGGKSTLISKPGTIETGRTYDLEVKVRGRQVSLYMDGVLWDRFTDDKQAEPFRQVVTEDARTGDLIVKVVNAQDSAARTAIDLGGLRVSSQAHVTTLAGDPDAVNTESDAAVVPVGSTFSGVSGKFTYTFPANSVTFLRIKRG
- a CDS encoding family 43 glycosylhydrolase, translated to MTSAPTRRAVLGVITGSAAAAFTGAATGSAHAAAPARPGAPVPAPAFPAGRASVASPAVTYTNSIAEQRADPHIVKHTDGYYYFTATVPAYDRIVLRRATTIQGLASAAERTIWTRHTSGAMGAHIWAPEIHFIGGRWYVYFAAGDAEDVWRIRPYVLECAAANPVTGTWTEKGRIALPLDSFSLDATTFVVNGTRYLSWAQHDPAAGPGTNLYLARMSNPWTISGTPVMLSRPTAWWETAGHMVNEGPAVIQRNGRVFMTFSASATDANYCMGMLTASASADLMNAASWTKTASPVFSSNAATGQYGPGHNQFTVSEDGKSDILVYHDRGYKDISGDPLNDPNRRTRVQKIYWKADGTPDFGIPVADGLTPVRLSSHNFPDRFISHQGFRARIDADGSPLADSQFRVVPGLAGGGTVSLESASHPGHFLRHRNFEVWVEKNDGTALFRADASWAARAGLADPRGLSYESYNFPGRYLRHHQYLLQVQAVGTATDRADATFHAQ
- the araD gene encoding L-ribulose-5-phosphate 4-epimerase AraD, with the protein product MSESLSFGDLRREVLAANLRIPEAGLATLTWGNVSGVDRDAGVFVIKPSGVSYADLSAEDLVVVSLEDGRVVEGHLKPSTDTETHRCLYRAFPHIGGVTHTHSTHAVAFAQARRPIPVLGTTHADTFNGPVPVTEDLTAEQCARDYEYNTGQVIVALLEGDARRAEEVPGALVSRHGPFTWGATATASLENAIVCEAVAEMALHTLALYAPGGHPEPPRHLLDRHFTRKHGPDAYYGNPAPAAVR
- a CDS encoding LacI family DNA-binding transcriptional regulator, whose product is MTQLPDVSRAPTMADVARVAGVSHQTVSRVLSGHPNVSAKTRSAVMEVIEQLGYRRNSAARALATRRTHTLGVIAVNTTLHGPASTLFGVQEAARERGYLTSAVTLRTLTDTTLTEAMRHLTAWGVEGVIAITPQRDAVRSLTRLEAPCPVVTVEGGHALDLPGVSVDQYLGARMVTEHLLAAGHSTVWHVAGPADWLESEGRTAGWESALRDAGAEVPPVLRGDWSPLSGYQAGQQLAGRALAAGGHGSGLTAVFVANDHMALGVLRAFREVGLRTPADVAVAGFDDTPEAEFFPPPLTTVRQDFRSLGRSSIELLMSHIEGTASGTDHLTIAPELIVRASTARRRTAAED
- a CDS encoding aldose epimerase family protein, yielding MTHTDELVGHPAVTRTADARAGTSRPVRTADRATGERWRFGFPGGISAEVRTLGARLHSLVVPDRWGHGADVVLAARDSEAVRGAARCFGATVGRCAGRIVRGRLAIGDTVHQLDTQEDGHTTNGGPHGFDGRLWRCEPFHSAHRTGVRLFLHSPDGDQGFPGALDAQVTYTLDRDDNLTLSYQAVADAPTAVDLANHVYWNLEGHNRGNVLAHHLRVDASQYVPLAAGRLPLGSYRPVNASPFDLRRARRLSDVLTSADPQLALAAGGIDHDWVLHGGAGRDRPRRAALLYAPLSGRCLEVHTTEPALRVRTGHGLSGGVIGKTGRPYRVHAGVVLQPRRLPALPEGAVDAYALLRPGEVYRSTTIFSFRRIGA
- the yjfF gene encoding galactofuranose ABC transporter, permease protein YjfF, whose protein sequence is MSSGIANAAARLTRPVSGSVPSRHRTRLPLIVTAVLLVAMFAVGSVRYEGFLSAQVVLNLLIDNGFLLVVAIGATFVILTGGIDLSVGSMIALSTMTTAWMVEQQGWPLATAVPLVLMIGAGSGALMGWIIHTFEIQPFIVTLAGMFLARGLCYMISTESITINDPTTVRIAQTRLYGPGGLFVSVSVVIALAVLLIAFVVLHHTRFGRGVYAVGGNESSARLMGLPVGSIKVAVYAISGLCSALAGLLLTFYMLSGYPLHAMGMELDAIAATVIGGTLLTGGSGFVLGTALGVLVLGMIQTVINFQGTLSSWWTRIVIGVLLFVFIVFQRLMTGRRPAAD